The Candidatus Neomarinimicrobiota bacterium genome includes a window with the following:
- a CDS encoding DNA-directed RNA polymerase subunit alpha — translation MAGKNNQYDLKIQEHDDRHATLVVEPLERGYGITLGNAMRRILLTAIPGAAITSIKIDGVLHEFSTVSGIIEDMADIILNLKQVRFKLNELKPDPVTVVLSGEGSIKAGVIGKETDQFEVLNPDLEICTLNGEKEVKIEVRVSRGKGYVAAETNKFPDAPIGTIFLDAIYNSVTSVTFDVRPLPASKIQEERLTLDVHTDGSTTPKDAVNYAAMLLRGLADIFTFEESAPIAEVEDKINDRDIQLRALLKKSIDEMELSVRSHNCLQAAGIKTIYELVTKEENEMLKFKNFGRKSLTELQEKLGEMGLYFGMRIASSLIEN, via the coding sequence ATGGCTGGTAAGAATAATCAGTACGATCTGAAAATTCAGGAGCATGACGACCGCCATGCGACCCTTGTCGTAGAGCCCCTGGAACGAGGCTATGGAATCACCCTTGGGAATGCTATGCGTCGGATACTACTGACCGCCATCCCCGGCGCTGCTATTACCTCCATTAAAATAGATGGTGTGCTCCATGAATTCTCCACGGTTTCAGGCATAATTGAGGATATGGCTGACATCATACTGAACCTTAAGCAGGTAAGGTTTAAACTGAATGAATTGAAGCCTGATCCAGTAACCGTGGTACTGTCTGGTGAAGGTTCCATCAAGGCTGGCGTAATAGGTAAGGAGACGGACCAATTCGAGGTTCTCAACCCTGATCTGGAAATCTGCACCCTAAACGGTGAGAAAGAGGTCAAGATTGAAGTTCGTGTTAGCCGGGGCAAGGGATATGTCGCCGCCGAGACCAACAAGTTCCCCGATGCCCCCATTGGTACTATCTTTCTGGATGCCATATATAACTCGGTGACATCCGTGACTTTCGATGTACGGCCTCTGCCGGCCTCAAAGATCCAGGAAGAACGCCTTACCCTGGATGTTCACACCGATGGCTCCACCACTCCCAAGGATGCCGTGAACTATGCAGCTATGTTGCTTCGCGGGCTGGCTGATATTTTCACCTTTGAGGAGTCGGCCCCTATCGCTGAGGTGGAAGATAAAATCAATGATAGGGACATCCAGCTGCGTGCCCTGCTGAAGAAGAGCATCGACGAGATGGAACTGTCGGTCCGTAGCCATAACTGTCTGCAGGCTGCCGGTATTAAGACTATCTATGAACTGGTGACCAAGGAAGAGAACGAGATGCTCAAGTTTAAGAACTTCGGGCGCAAGTCTCTTACCGAGCTACAAGAGAAGTTGGGTGAGATGGGGCTCTATTTCGGTATGAGAATTGCATCCAGCCTCATTGAGAATTAG
- the rpsD gene encoding 30S ribosomal protein S4 encodes MAKYLGPRGKVVRRLDYPVFEPSKFASPKKNYPPGQHGNTLRRKMSTYGLQLREKQRMKHLYGLLERQFRNYFRKAAAQGGPTGHNLLTMLESRLDNTLYRLGFASTRRAARQMVNHKHFLVNDRVVNIPSYQLKPGDVIKVREKSKRMGIVHNAMRRITDDNQMPWLDLDKGKLTGVFLAKPQRNEIPEEVNEQLVVELYSK; translated from the coding sequence TTGGACTATCCTGTCTTTGAACCGTCCAAATTTGCCTCACCGAAGAAGAATTATCCTCCCGGGCAACATGGCAATACCCTTCGGCGGAAAATGTCCACTTACGGACTCCAGCTGCGTGAGAAGCAACGGATGAAGCATTTATATGGCCTCCTTGAGCGCCAGTTCAGAAACTATTTCCGGAAGGCGGCGGCTCAGGGTGGTCCAACGGGGCATAACCTATTGACCATGTTGGAGTCGCGTCTGGATAATACCCTTTACCGTTTGGGTTTCGCGTCCACGCGGCGAGCTGCCCGCCAGATGGTCAATCACAAACACTTCCTGGTTAACGATAGAGTGGTCAATATTCCCTCCTATCAGCTTAAGCCGGGTGATGTGATCAAGGTCCGGGAAAAGAGCAAGAGAATGGGAATCGTCCACAATGCAATGCGGCGCATTACCGATGACAATCAAATGCCCTGGCTCGATTTGGACAAGGGCAAGCTCACCGGCGTTTTTTTAGCCAAGCCCCAACGCAATGAGATACCGGAAGAGGTAAATGAGCAACTCGTGGTGGAGTTGTATTCCAAGTAA
- the rplQ gene encoding 50S ribosomal protein L17 — protein sequence MRHLKRGRKLNRTASHRQALMRNLACALVIHKRIQTTDAKAKELRAFIEPLVTFAKQGTLHARRQVLKALPGKHGQMVTSILFNEIAPRMADRPGGYTRITKLGNRTNDRAPISLIELVDIAPAPVETTEEKPKREKKSKA from the coding sequence ATGCGACATCTGAAAAGGGGTCGAAAGCTCAACCGCACCGCCAGCCACCGTCAAGCTCTCATGCGTAACCTGGCCTGCGCACTGGTTATCCATAAGCGAATTCAGACGACCGATGCCAAAGCCAAGGAACTGCGCGCTTTTATAGAACCCCTGGTTACCTTCGCCAAGCAGGGTACCCTTCACGCTCGCCGGCAGGTATTGAAAGCATTGCCCGGGAAGCATGGTCAGATGGTCACGTCTATCCTCTTCAACGAGATTGCGCCGCGGATGGCTGACCGACCCGGTGGCTACACCCGGATCACCAAGCTCGGTAACCGCACCAACGACCGGGCGCCGATCTCCTTGATTGAGTTGGTAGACATTGCTCCCGCCCCGGTGGAAACTACCGAAGAGAAACCCAAACGCGAGAAGAAATCCAAAGCTTAA